In one window of Methanolobus mangrovi DNA:
- a CDS encoding UPF0179 family protein, with translation MIDNNTTITLIGSRLAKEGEDFIFMGESRECKKCKLRRTCMNLEPGRKYRVAKVRSDTVHECFIHDGGVLTVDVESSPIVAAIESRKAVEGSKISYEHPKCQSFDDSVYDILYPEGLKEGDKCTVIKVLGPMDETQVQGCSLKKVELRA, from the coding sequence ATGATAGATAACAATACTACCATTACACTTATTGGTTCAAGGCTTGCAAAAGAAGGCGAGGATTTCATATTCATGGGTGAGTCCCGTGAATGTAAAAAATGCAAGTTGAGGCGTACCTGCATGAATCTTGAGCCAGGTCGTAAGTACCGTGTTGCAAAGGTCAGAAGCGATACTGTTCACGAATGTTTTATTCATGATGGTGGAGTACTGACTGTTGATGTTGAAAGTTCCCCGATAGTTGCGGCAATTGAATCTAGGAAGGCAGTAGAAGGTTCAAAGATAAGCTACGAACATCCAAAATGCCAGTCTTTCGACGACAGTGTGTATGACATACTTTATCCTGAAGGCCTTAAGGAAGGGGATAAATGCACAGTCATAAAGGTGCTTGGTCCTATGGATGAGACTCAGGTTCAGGGATGTTCTTTGAAAAAGGTGGAGCTAAGAGCATAG
- a CDS encoding NAD(P)-dependent glycerol-1-phosphate dehydrogenase — MQLPRDVVVGPDVIYDIKDVCDDLKLREGAFIVTGNNTKKIAGDVVFDLLDECGYEPAITVSKEASMAEVKKAAAQAQEANSKYLIGVGSGKSIDVAKLAATQLDLPFISVPTAASHDGIVSSRASIHDKGKKASIEVNAPMAVIADTHIISSAPYRLLAAGCGDIISNYTAVLDWELAHRLRNEPFSEYAAALSRMTAQILMDSPEAIKPDLESSVRIVVKALVSSGVAMSIAGSSRPASGSEHMFSHALDMVVPNSALHGEQCGVGTIMMMYLHGGDWKKIKECLEIIGAPTTAKELGIEDRYILEALLVAHEIRPERYTILGAGLTSEAAEKVARLTKVIS, encoded by the coding sequence ATGCAGCTACCAAGGGATGTCGTTGTTGGTCCTGATGTTATCTACGATATAAAGGATGTTTGTGATGACCTGAAGCTCCGGGAAGGTGCTTTCATTGTTACGGGAAACAATACTAAGAAGATAGCCGGAGATGTTGTATTCGACCTTCTGGATGAATGTGGTTATGAGCCAGCTATAACTGTCTCAAAAGAAGCATCCATGGCCGAGGTCAAAAAAGCAGCAGCTCAGGCACAGGAAGCAAATTCGAAGTACCTTATAGGGGTTGGAAGCGGTAAGTCCATAGATGTGGCAAAACTCGCAGCCACACAACTCGATCTTCCTTTCATAAGTGTGCCTACGGCGGCATCACATGATGGTATTGTCTCATCAAGGGCTTCGATACACGACAAAGGAAAGAAGGCATCCATTGAGGTAAATGCTCCCATGGCCGTGATCGCGGATACACATATAATATCCAGTGCACCTTACCGTTTGCTTGCTGCAGGATGCGGGGATATAATCTCAAACTATACTGCGGTTCTTGATTGGGAACTTGCCCATAGGTTAAGGAACGAGCCTTTCAGTGAGTATGCAGCTGCTCTTTCCAGGATGACGGCCCAGATATTGATGGATTCTCCGGAAGCTATCAAACCTGATCTGGAAAGTTCTGTGAGGATAGTTGTGAAGGCTCTGGTCTCAAGTGGTGTTGCCATGAGTATTGCGGGTTCTTCAAGACCGGCTTCCGGTTCGGAGCATATGTTCAGTCATGCACTTGACATGGTGGTTCCAAACTCGGCTCTCCATGGAGAACAATGCGGGGTAGGGACCATAATGATGATGTATCTTCATGGCGGTGACTGGAAGAAGATAAAGGAATGCCTGGAGATAATAGGAGCTCCGACAACCGCTAAAGAACTTGGAATTGAAGATAGGTATATATTAGAGGCGCTTCTAGTTGCACATGAGATACGTCCTGAGAGATATACAATACTTGGTGCAGGTCTGACTTCCGAGGCTGCCGAGAAGGTTGCACGATTAACAAAAGTTATTTCATAA
- a CDS encoding DUF63 family protein has product MPLIDKVTRFINDYYIDPILQDSGYNIVNTVTWAILLGICIFGVVKLLKKLDIEIDDRFTLSVVPFVLAGSSLRVIEDTGILTAPASYLFITPNIYFVVFAITVFFLVLSKWIVKLKGRGDYRKNFAGFGLAWFLVNLTVLFYLEDLVLPWVPVFVIGAASVIVLLIKLIFDRIGLDLLKSKINIAILWAHLMDASSTIAGIDFLGYYEKHVVPSYLIDLTGTAFVMYPLKLSIFIPVLYILDNHFDEDEESQTLKTFLKLVIIVLGLSPACRNTIRMAFGV; this is encoded by the coding sequence ATGCCATTAATAGATAAAGTTACCCGATTCATTAACGATTATTACATTGACCCTATTCTTCAAGATAGTGGCTACAACATCGTTAATACTGTCACATGGGCTATATTGCTGGGAATATGTATTTTCGGCGTTGTAAAGTTGTTGAAAAAGCTGGATATAGAGATTGATGACAGGTTTACATTATCGGTGGTTCCATTTGTCCTTGCAGGTTCATCCCTGAGAGTGATAGAAGACACAGGAATACTTACAGCTCCTGCAAGTTACCTGTTCATAACCCCTAACATCTATTTTGTGGTATTTGCAATAACAGTGTTCTTCCTGGTGCTTTCAAAATGGATTGTGAAGTTAAAAGGAAGAGGAGATTACCGGAAAAACTTTGCAGGTTTTGGGCTCGCATGGTTCCTTGTAAATCTCACAGTCCTGTTTTACCTCGAAGACCTGGTTCTTCCATGGGTACCTGTATTTGTCATAGGTGCAGCAAGTGTAATAGTACTCCTGATAAAGCTCATATTTGACCGCATAGGTCTTGACCTGCTTAAAAGCAAGATCAATATAGCAATACTCTGGGCACACCTGATGGATGCATCTTCAACCATTGCAGGAATTGATTTTCTCGGATATTACGAAAAGCATGTGGTGCCATCATACCTCATAGACCTTACAGGTACGGCATTTGTGATGTATCCGTTAAAACTATCTATATTCATCCCGGTACTATATATACTGGATAATCATTTTGACGAGGACGAGGAATCACAGACATTAAAGACCTTCCTGAAACTGGTTATCATAGTCCTTGGATTATCACCTGCATGCAGGAACACCATCAGGATGGCATTCGGAGTTTAG
- a CDS encoding stage II sporulation protein M: MHDENTKELFRTYINELKPFVWASLLFFILSTIAGYAYYAIEPSYALDSLGGLEELAEMLQGLSAFEIMLLIFVNNAVKMFFSILLGFVFGIIPFGFLVLNGFILGVFAHYQGAQSGALFIIAGLTPHGIIEIPMLIISSAIGMKIGYVALQAIRSQPADLKGEIIRGIKFYLHWLFPLIFLAAVIETFITPMVIYLITGI, from the coding sequence ATGCACGATGAAAATACAAAAGAGCTATTCAGGACCTACATCAACGAGTTGAAACCCTTTGTGTGGGCCAGTCTCCTATTCTTTATTTTATCAACTATTGCAGGTTACGCCTATTACGCAATTGAACCTTCATATGCATTGGATTCACTTGGAGGACTGGAAGAACTTGCAGAGATGCTTCAGGGCCTTTCTGCTTTTGAGATAATGCTGCTTATTTTTGTGAACAATGCCGTGAAAATGTTCTTTTCCATACTGCTGGGTTTTGTTTTTGGCATTATCCCTTTTGGATTTCTGGTGCTGAACGGATTTATCCTGGGTGTCTTCGCGCATTATCAGGGAGCTCAGAGCGGAGCATTGTTCATAATAGCAGGCCTGACCCCACACGGCATCATCGAAATACCCATGTTGATAATATCGTCTGCAATAGGAATGAAGATTGGATATGTTGCATTACAGGCAATCCGTTCACAACCTGCAGATCTTAAAGGAGAGATTATCAGAGGAATCAAATTCTACCTGCACTGGTTGTTCCCACTCATATTCCTTGCAGCCGTAATAGAGACATTCATAACACCAATGGTAATTTACCTGATTACCGGAATTTGA
- a CDS encoding formate--phosphoribosylaminoimidazolecarboxamide ligase family protein, translating into MIDRKEIAEIIEDYDMDKVKIGAVASHSALDIFDGAIEENFRTYAVCQQGREKTYTDYFKSQRDSNGNVVRGIVDEHILLNKFSETTNPDIQKKLVEENVLFIPNRSFTSYCGIDEVENDFKVPLVGSRNMLRSEERGIDRDYYWLLEKAGLPFPERINDPQDIEELVMVKLPHAVKKLERGFFTAGTYEEYQQKAQSLLKQGVITQDALDNARIERYVIGPVFNFDMFYSPIETEMSKLEILGVDWRFETSLDGHVRLPAPQQMTLAEHQLTPEYTVCGHNSATLRESLLEEVFRLSEKYIEAASKYYDPGVIGPFCLQTCVDKDLNFYIYDVAPRVGGGTNVHMSVGHPYGNTTWRNTMSTGRRVAFEIRRAIETDQLDKIIT; encoded by the coding sequence ATGATAGACAGAAAAGAGATCGCAGAGATCATTGAAGATTATGACATGGACAAGGTCAAGATAGGTGCTGTTGCTTCACATTCAGCACTAGATATCTTTGACGGTGCAATTGAAGAGAATTTCAGGACATATGCAGTCTGCCAGCAGGGTCGTGAAAAGACATACACGGACTACTTCAAATCACAAAGGGATAGCAATGGCAATGTTGTACGTGGAATTGTGGATGAACATATTTTATTGAACAAATTCAGTGAAACCACAAACCCGGACATCCAGAAAAAGCTGGTTGAAGAGAATGTGCTTTTCATACCAAACCGTTCATTTACATCTTATTGTGGTATCGATGAAGTAGAAAATGATTTTAAGGTCCCTCTTGTAGGAAGCAGGAACATGCTTCGCAGCGAGGAAAGAGGTATTGACCGTGACTACTACTGGCTCCTTGAAAAAGCGGGATTGCCATTCCCTGAGAGAATAAACGATCCACAGGACATTGAAGAACTTGTAATGGTAAAACTTCCCCATGCAGTCAAGAAACTGGAAAGAGGTTTCTTCACAGCAGGAACCTACGAGGAATACCAGCAAAAGGCACAATCTCTCCTTAAACAGGGTGTCATCACACAGGATGCCCTGGATAATGCAAGGATCGAACGCTATGTGATAGGCCCTGTGTTCAACTTCGATATGTTCTACTCACCTATCGAGACAGAGATGAGCAAACTTGAGATTCTTGGTGTTGACTGGCGCTTTGAGACAAGTCTGGATGGACATGTCCGTTTGCCTGCACCACAGCAGATGACACTTGCAGAACACCAGCTCACACCTGAATACACTGTTTGTGGCCACAATTCTGCAACCCTTAGAGAATCCCTCCTTGAAGAAGTGTTCAGGCTTTCTGAAAAGTACATCGAGGCTGCAAGCAAGTATTATGACCCCGGAGTGATCGGTCCGTTCTGTCTGCAGACATGTGTTGACAAAGACCTGAACTTCTACATATATGATGTAGCACCAAGAGTCGGTGGCGGAACCAATGTGCACATGTCAGTGGGACACCCATATGGTAATACCACATGGAGAAATACAATGAGCACAGGTCGCCGTGTTGCTTTTGAGATCAGAAGAGCTATTGAGACCGACCAGCTTGATAAGATCATAACATAA
- a CDS encoding RAD55 family ATPase, which produces MEINRVPTGINELDAILEGGYPSQQGILISGPPGSGKSILATHFLYRSCKDGKKCMLMLTQVNVESYLEQALSIGIDFQACIDKGSLLIKKSFETRTNKIYNAERHGTGIGFLEKDCVQNVLEIPDDVEIVVIDNLDMLSLYHSTEEFADKFFTINDILFAKKCTTLFLIGQEDSRTKHTIAQHTSFGNIELYTDRDSFTGRGMRQMYIPKMRCTYLSLEPLNFKITKEGIKIEKIFQRDEIIKDALGALV; this is translated from the coding sequence ATGGAAATCAACCGAGTTCCAACAGGAATAAATGAACTTGATGCGATACTTGAAGGTGGCTATCCTTCACAACAGGGTATTCTAATAAGTGGACCACCCGGCTCAGGAAAAAGTATTCTTGCAACTCATTTTCTTTACAGATCATGTAAAGACGGGAAAAAATGTATGTTGATGCTCACGCAGGTTAACGTGGAAAGCTACCTGGAGCAGGCACTGAGTATAGGAATCGATTTCCAGGCATGTATCGACAAGGGAAGCCTGCTTATTAAAAAATCATTTGAGACCCGTACAAATAAGATATACAACGCCGAAAGACATGGTACTGGAATCGGATTCCTTGAAAAGGATTGTGTCCAGAACGTGCTGGAAATACCGGATGACGTGGAGATCGTAGTAATAGATAATCTTGACATGTTATCCCTCTATCACAGCACTGAAGAATTTGCGGACAAATTTTTCACTATAAATGACATTCTTTTTGCTAAAAAATGTACAACGCTTTTTCTTATAGGACAGGAAGACTCGAGGACGAAACATACTATCGCACAACACACATCTTTTGGAAACATCGAGCTTTACACCGACCGTGATTCCTTTACAGGAAGAGGGATGCGTCAGATGTATATTCCAAAAATGAGATGCACATATCTTTCGCTGGAACCTCTCAATTTCAAGATCACAAAAGAAGGCATTAAGATAGAGAAGATATTCCAGAGAGATGAGATTATAAAAGATGCCCTTGGAGCTTTAGTGTAA
- a CDS encoding translation initiation factor IF-2 subunit gamma, which translates to MSQPCVNIGMVGHVDHGKTTLVSALSGVWTDTHSEELKRGISIRLGYADATFRKCPNCPEPQCYTVKDTCEGCNEPSEELRTVSFVDAPGHETLMATMLSGAAIMDGAMLVIAANETCPQPQTKEHLMALNIIGIKNIVIVQNKIDLVSKEKVIEHYHQIKEFVKGTVAEDAPIVPISAQQNINIDALIMTMEKVIPTPVHKNDKPPHMLIARSFDINKPGTSIKNISGGVIGGTLTEGLLHAGDELEIRPGRKVESDGATRWVPIRTKVSMIIAGKENVDEATPGGLLAVGTTLDPTLTKSDSLTGQVAGLPETLPPIHDDFKLELHLLERVVGVSDEEEIGPIKTSEPLMLNVGTATTVGVVTSARKDIAEVKLKRPVCAEIGSTVAISRRVGSRWRLIGVGVIEA; encoded by the coding sequence TTGAGTCAACCTTGTGTTAATATCGGCATGGTAGGTCATGTCGACCACGGAAAAACCACACTTGTCAGCGCGCTGTCAGGGGTCTGGACAGACACGCACAGTGAAGAGCTGAAGCGTGGAATATCCATCAGACTGGGATACGCTGATGCCACATTCAGAAAATGCCCAAACTGCCCCGAACCTCAGTGTTATACAGTAAAAGACACTTGTGAAGGATGCAATGAACCATCTGAAGAGCTAAGGACAGTATCATTTGTAGATGCACCAGGTCACGAGACACTGATGGCTACTATGCTATCAGGTGCAGCCATTATGGATGGTGCAATGCTTGTTATTGCAGCAAACGAAACCTGCCCACAGCCCCAGACAAAAGAACACCTGATGGCATTGAACATCATTGGTATCAAGAACATTGTCATCGTGCAGAACAAAATCGACCTTGTATCAAAAGAAAAGGTCATCGAACACTATCACCAGATCAAGGAATTCGTTAAGGGCACTGTTGCTGAAGATGCTCCAATCGTACCAATATCTGCACAGCAGAACATAAACATCGATGCGCTTATCATGACGATGGAAAAAGTGATTCCAACGCCTGTGCATAAGAACGATAAACCACCTCACATGCTTATTGCAAGGTCCTTTGATATTAACAAACCAGGAACCAGCATTAAGAATATAAGTGGCGGAGTGATTGGCGGAACACTCACCGAAGGTCTGCTACATGCTGGCGATGAGCTTGAGATAAGACCCGGCAGGAAAGTAGAAAGTGACGGAGCTACCAGATGGGTGCCTATCAGGACAAAGGTATCAATGATAATTGCTGGTAAGGAAAATGTAGATGAAGCAACCCCTGGAGGACTTCTTGCAGTCGGTACGACCCTTGACCCCACACTTACAAAGAGTGATTCACTTACAGGACAGGTCGCAGGTCTGCCGGAAACTTTGCCACCTATTCACGATGATTTCAAACTTGAGCTCCACCTGCTCGAAAGAGTAGTCGGTGTCTCTGATGAAGAAGAGATAGGACCTATAAAGACCAGTGAGCCACTTATGCTTAATGTCGGTACAGCTACAACAGTAGGCGTGGTAACCAGTGCCCGTAAGGACATTGCTGAAGTTAAGTTGAAGAGACCTGTGTGCGCAGAGATCGGATCCACAGTAGCTATCAGCAGACGTGTAGGGTCACGCTGGAGACTTATTGGCGTAGGAGTTATTGAGGCTTGA
- a CDS encoding DNA-binding protein — translation MKVIIDTNALMIPVQFNVDIFEELRRLGYDIHLVPTAVINELNILIKNLKGSDRTAAKVARAMIDRCEIIQADGHADDVILNLATDLAASVLTNDIGLRKRLEKRDIPVICLRQKNRLEILP, via the coding sequence TTGAAGGTAATTATTGATACAAATGCATTGATGATACCTGTTCAGTTCAATGTTGATATTTTCGAAGAGCTAAGAAGACTTGGGTATGACATACACCTTGTCCCGACAGCCGTTATCAATGAACTGAACATCCTTATAAAGAATCTCAAGGGTAGCGACAGGACAGCTGCAAAGGTTGCACGGGCAATGATAGATAGGTGTGAGATAATCCAGGCGGATGGACATGCCGATGATGTCATTCTTAATCTTGCGACCGATCTTGCAGCATCTGTACTCACAAATGACATAGGGCTTAGGAAAAGACTCGAAAAAAGAGATATCCCAGTCATATGCCTGCGACAGAAGAACAGGCTTGAGATACTACCATAA